The following proteins are encoded in a genomic region of Micropterus dolomieu isolate WLL.071019.BEF.003 ecotype Adirondacks linkage group LG04, ASM2129224v1, whole genome shotgun sequence:
- the pcdh10a gene encoding protocadherin-10a isoform X3 — MIWLIFLISILNGAVSQLHYSVPEEQEPGSVVGNIAEDLGLDITKLSARRFQTVPSSRTPYLEVNLENGALVVKEKIDREEICKQTIPCLLHLEVFLENPLELFRVEIEVMDINDNPPSFPETDISVEISESAIPGTRFPVENAFDPDVGTNALSTYAITNNNYFYLDVQTQSDGNKFAELVLEKPLDREQQAVHRYVLTAVDGGIPQRTGTALLVVKVLDSNDNAPTFDQSVYSVNLRENSPVGTLVIQLNATDVDEGQNGEIVYSFSSHNAPRVKDLFNIDARTGRIEVAGEVDYEESNTHQIYVQAKDMGANAVPAHCKVLVKLMDVNDNTPEIGFSTVTESVSEQDAPGTVIALFSVSDRDSGENGHMSCEILGDVPFKLKSSFKNYYTIVTDGPLDRENTDSYTITVVAKDKGQPSLATSKSIKVHVSDENDNAPRFTQAVYDVYVTENNVPGAFIHAVSALDPDIGQNALITYSILECNIQDMSVATYVSINQDTGYLYALRSFDYEQLKEFSFMVKAKDSGAAELFSNATVNVIIVDQNDNAPTVIAPIGKNGTAREHLPRSAEPGYLVTRIVAMDADDGENARLSYSILRGNEMGMFRMDWRTGELRTARRISPKRDPQGFYDLLIEVRDHGQPPLSSSASVSVILVDSVVEGRSGDRGSASKAKETSLDLTLILIIALGSVSFVFLLAMIVLAVRCQKDKKLNLYTCLLAGDCCLCCGSCCSRQARGRKQKKLSKSDIMLVQSTNVTSGVGPVGQVPVEESGVGGVGGGFGSHHHQNQNSYCYQVCLTPESAKTDLMFLKPCSPSRSTDTDHTNPCGAIVTGYSDQQPDIISNGSILSNETKHQRAELGYLVDRPRRVNSSAFQEADIVSSKDSGHGDSEQGDSDHDATNRGHSAGADLFSNCTEECKALGHSDRCWMPSFVPSEGRQGPDYRSNLHVPGMDATLPDTEPAKGFASSFHVDLSETA; from the exons atgaTTTGGTTAATTTTCCTGATCTCCATCCTGAATGGAGCTGTCTCCCAGCTACACTACTCCGTGCCAGAGGAGCAGGAACCTGGCTCTGTGGTTGGGAATATTGCAGAGGATTTGGGGCTGGACATTACCAAACTTTCCGCTCGCCGCTTTCAGACGGTGCCTAGTTCGCGAACACCTTATCTGGAGGTGAACTTAGAGAACGGTGCGCTCGTGGTGAAGGAGAAAATTGACCGGGAAGAAATCTGTAAGCAGACCATCCCGTGCTTATTGCACCTGGAGGTGTTTCTGGAGAACCCGCTGGAGCTCTTCCGCGTGGAGATTGAGGTGATGGATATCAACGACAATCCTCCCAGCTTTCCCGAAACAGATATTTCCGTGGAGATTTCGGAGAGCGCCATCCCCGGGACCCGTTTCCCGGTGGAGAATGCCTTCGACCCTGACGTGGGCACAAACGCGCTCAGCACATATGCCATAACAAATAATAACTATTTTTACCTTGACGTGCAGACACAGAGTGACGGGAACAAGTTCGCAGAGCTGGTGCTGGAGAAGCCGCTGGACAGGGAGCAGCAGGCGGTGCACCGCTATGTGCTGACGGCTGTGGATGGGGGCATCCCGCAGAGGACCGGGACGGCTCTCCTAGTCGTTAAAGTTCTGGACTCTAATGATAACGCGCCCACCTTTGACCAGTCTGTGTACTCTGTTAACCTGCGAGAAAACTCTCCTGTGGGCACTCTGGTCATTCAGCTCAACGCCACGGATGTTGACGAGGGACAAAACGGGGAAATAGTTTATTCTTTCAGCAGTCATAACGCCCCGCGGGTAAAGGACTTATTCAACATTGATGCCAGAACAGGCAGGATAGAGGTGGCGGGTGAGGTGGACTATGAAGAGAGCAACACGCACCAGATTTATGTCCAGGCTAAAGACATGGGGGCTAATGCGGTCCCCGCGCACTGTAAAGTGCTGGTCAAACTCATGGACGTGAATGACAACACACCAGAGATCGGTTTCAGCACTGTGACTGAGTCCGTAAGCGAGCAGGACGCCCCGGGCACGGTGATCGCACTTTTTAGCGTCTCAGACAGGGACTCTGGTGAGAATGGACATATGAGCTGCGAAATATTGGGAGACGTTCCTTTCAAGCTGAAATCGTCTTTTAAAAACTACTACACCATCGTGACAGACGGACCGCTGGACAGAGAGAACACTGATTCCTACACCATCACTGTGGTGGCCAAAGATAAGGGTCAGCCTTCGCTGGCCACCAGCAAGTCCATTAAAGTGCATGTCTCCGATGAGAATGACAATGCGCCCCGTTTTACGCAGGCTGTTTATGATGTGTATGTGACTGAGAATAATGTGCCCGGTGCTTTCATCCACGCCGTGAGCGCGTTGGACCCTGATATAGGACAGAATGCTCTTATTACTTACTCCATATTGGAGTGTAACATACAGGACATGTCTGTGGCTACATATGTGTCCATAAACCAGGACACCGGCTACCTTTACGCGCTGCGCTCGTTTGATTACGAGCAGCTGAAGGAGTTTAGCTTCATGGTCAAGGCTAAAGACTCTGGTGCTGCTGAGCTCTTCTCTAATGCCACTGTAAATGTGATCATTGTTGACCAAAATGACAACGCTCCCACTGTAATAGCCCCCATCGGTAAAAACGGCACAGCCAGAGAGCACCTACCGCGCTCGGCAGAGCCCGGCTACCTTGTGACGCGCATTGTGGCCATGGATGCGGATGATGGCGAGAACGCACGGCTGTCCTACAGCATCCTGCGGGGCAACGAGATGGGGATGTTCCGAATGGACTGGAGGACGGGGGAGCTGAGGACAGCCCGCAGGATCTCTCCCAAGCGGGACCCGCAGGGCTTCTACGACCTGCTGATCGAAGTGAGGGACCACGGGCagccccctctctcctcctcggCGAGTGTGAGCGTAATATTAGTGGACAGCGTGGTCGAAGGCCGCAGCGGGGACCGCGGCTCGGCCTCCAAGGCAAAGGAGACCTCCCTCGACCTCACCCTCATTCTCATCATCGCTTTGGGCTCCGTGTCCTTCGTCTTCCTCTTGGCTATGATCGTGCTTGCCGTGCGCTGCCAAAAAGACAAGAAGCTCAACCTGTACACGTGCCTACTGGCCGGTGATTGCTGCCTGTGCTGCGGCTCGTGCTGTAGCAGACAGGCTCGCGGCCGGAAACAGAAGAAGCTGAGTAAATCCGACATCATGTTAGTTCAGAGCACCAACGTGACGTCAGGGGTCGGGCCCGTGGGGCAGGTGCCCGTTGAGGAGTCTGGTGTGGGCGGCGTGGGAGGGGGCTTCGGCTCCCACCACCACCAGAACCAGAACTCCTACTGCTACCAGGTGTGTCTTACACCGGAGTCCGCAAAAACGGATCTGATGTTCCTCAAACCGTGCAGCCCCTCCCGCAGCACTGACACGGATCACACCAACCCCTGCGGCGCCATAGTCACGGGTTACAGTGACCAACAACCGGACATCATATCCAATGGCAGTATTCTCTCTAATGAG ACAAAACACCAACGAGCAGAACTCGGCTATCTTGTGGACAGACCCAGACGTGTCAACAG CTCGGCATTCCAGGAAGCAGACATCGTCAGCTCCAAAGACAGTGGTCATGGCGACAGCGAACAGGGCGACAGCGACCACGATGCCACCAACCGGGGTCATTCGGCCG GTGCTGACCTGTTCTCCAACTGCACAGAGGAGTGCAAGGCCCTGGGCCACTCCGACCGCTGCTGGATGCCTTCCTTCGTGCCGTCCGAGGGGCGTCAGGGGCCGGACTACCGCAGCAACTTGCACGTCCCCGGCATGGACGCCACACTGCCCGACACAGAG CCCGCAAAAGGATTTGCTAGCTCATTTCACGTGGACCTGTCGGAGACGGCGTGA
- the pcdh10a gene encoding protocadherin-10a isoform X1 — protein MIWLIFLISILNGAVSQLHYSVPEEQEPGSVVGNIAEDLGLDITKLSARRFQTVPSSRTPYLEVNLENGALVVKEKIDREEICKQTIPCLLHLEVFLENPLELFRVEIEVMDINDNPPSFPETDISVEISESAIPGTRFPVENAFDPDVGTNALSTYAITNNNYFYLDVQTQSDGNKFAELVLEKPLDREQQAVHRYVLTAVDGGIPQRTGTALLVVKVLDSNDNAPTFDQSVYSVNLRENSPVGTLVIQLNATDVDEGQNGEIVYSFSSHNAPRVKDLFNIDARTGRIEVAGEVDYEESNTHQIYVQAKDMGANAVPAHCKVLVKLMDVNDNTPEIGFSTVTESVSEQDAPGTVIALFSVSDRDSGENGHMSCEILGDVPFKLKSSFKNYYTIVTDGPLDRENTDSYTITVVAKDKGQPSLATSKSIKVHVSDENDNAPRFTQAVYDVYVTENNVPGAFIHAVSALDPDIGQNALITYSILECNIQDMSVATYVSINQDTGYLYALRSFDYEQLKEFSFMVKAKDSGAAELFSNATVNVIIVDQNDNAPTVIAPIGKNGTAREHLPRSAEPGYLVTRIVAMDADDGENARLSYSILRGNEMGMFRMDWRTGELRTARRISPKRDPQGFYDLLIEVRDHGQPPLSSSASVSVILVDSVVEGRSGDRGSASKAKETSLDLTLILIIALGSVSFVFLLAMIVLAVRCQKDKKLNLYTCLLAGDCCLCCGSCCSRQARGRKQKKLSKSDIMLVQSTNVTSGVGPVGQVPVEESGVGGVGGGFGSHHHQNQNSYCYQVCLTPESAKTDLMFLKPCSPSRSTDTDHTNPCGAIVTGYSDQQPDIISNGSILSNETKHQRAELGYLVDRPRRVNSSAFQEADIVSSKDSGHGDSEQGDSDHDATNRGHSAGADLFSNCTEECKALGHSDRCWMPSFVPSEGRQGPDYRSNLHVPGMDATLPDTEVPSSVNLSDQLTMTSSTASSNDRSFSTFGKDSQRSQSHHSLHHHLHQQQQQYSSSTLERKEYDRGTLPYKPTFLCEYQYESSLGPYDFGQVQYRY, from the exons atgaTTTGGTTAATTTTCCTGATCTCCATCCTGAATGGAGCTGTCTCCCAGCTACACTACTCCGTGCCAGAGGAGCAGGAACCTGGCTCTGTGGTTGGGAATATTGCAGAGGATTTGGGGCTGGACATTACCAAACTTTCCGCTCGCCGCTTTCAGACGGTGCCTAGTTCGCGAACACCTTATCTGGAGGTGAACTTAGAGAACGGTGCGCTCGTGGTGAAGGAGAAAATTGACCGGGAAGAAATCTGTAAGCAGACCATCCCGTGCTTATTGCACCTGGAGGTGTTTCTGGAGAACCCGCTGGAGCTCTTCCGCGTGGAGATTGAGGTGATGGATATCAACGACAATCCTCCCAGCTTTCCCGAAACAGATATTTCCGTGGAGATTTCGGAGAGCGCCATCCCCGGGACCCGTTTCCCGGTGGAGAATGCCTTCGACCCTGACGTGGGCACAAACGCGCTCAGCACATATGCCATAACAAATAATAACTATTTTTACCTTGACGTGCAGACACAGAGTGACGGGAACAAGTTCGCAGAGCTGGTGCTGGAGAAGCCGCTGGACAGGGAGCAGCAGGCGGTGCACCGCTATGTGCTGACGGCTGTGGATGGGGGCATCCCGCAGAGGACCGGGACGGCTCTCCTAGTCGTTAAAGTTCTGGACTCTAATGATAACGCGCCCACCTTTGACCAGTCTGTGTACTCTGTTAACCTGCGAGAAAACTCTCCTGTGGGCACTCTGGTCATTCAGCTCAACGCCACGGATGTTGACGAGGGACAAAACGGGGAAATAGTTTATTCTTTCAGCAGTCATAACGCCCCGCGGGTAAAGGACTTATTCAACATTGATGCCAGAACAGGCAGGATAGAGGTGGCGGGTGAGGTGGACTATGAAGAGAGCAACACGCACCAGATTTATGTCCAGGCTAAAGACATGGGGGCTAATGCGGTCCCCGCGCACTGTAAAGTGCTGGTCAAACTCATGGACGTGAATGACAACACACCAGAGATCGGTTTCAGCACTGTGACTGAGTCCGTAAGCGAGCAGGACGCCCCGGGCACGGTGATCGCACTTTTTAGCGTCTCAGACAGGGACTCTGGTGAGAATGGACATATGAGCTGCGAAATATTGGGAGACGTTCCTTTCAAGCTGAAATCGTCTTTTAAAAACTACTACACCATCGTGACAGACGGACCGCTGGACAGAGAGAACACTGATTCCTACACCATCACTGTGGTGGCCAAAGATAAGGGTCAGCCTTCGCTGGCCACCAGCAAGTCCATTAAAGTGCATGTCTCCGATGAGAATGACAATGCGCCCCGTTTTACGCAGGCTGTTTATGATGTGTATGTGACTGAGAATAATGTGCCCGGTGCTTTCATCCACGCCGTGAGCGCGTTGGACCCTGATATAGGACAGAATGCTCTTATTACTTACTCCATATTGGAGTGTAACATACAGGACATGTCTGTGGCTACATATGTGTCCATAAACCAGGACACCGGCTACCTTTACGCGCTGCGCTCGTTTGATTACGAGCAGCTGAAGGAGTTTAGCTTCATGGTCAAGGCTAAAGACTCTGGTGCTGCTGAGCTCTTCTCTAATGCCACTGTAAATGTGATCATTGTTGACCAAAATGACAACGCTCCCACTGTAATAGCCCCCATCGGTAAAAACGGCACAGCCAGAGAGCACCTACCGCGCTCGGCAGAGCCCGGCTACCTTGTGACGCGCATTGTGGCCATGGATGCGGATGATGGCGAGAACGCACGGCTGTCCTACAGCATCCTGCGGGGCAACGAGATGGGGATGTTCCGAATGGACTGGAGGACGGGGGAGCTGAGGACAGCCCGCAGGATCTCTCCCAAGCGGGACCCGCAGGGCTTCTACGACCTGCTGATCGAAGTGAGGGACCACGGGCagccccctctctcctcctcggCGAGTGTGAGCGTAATATTAGTGGACAGCGTGGTCGAAGGCCGCAGCGGGGACCGCGGCTCGGCCTCCAAGGCAAAGGAGACCTCCCTCGACCTCACCCTCATTCTCATCATCGCTTTGGGCTCCGTGTCCTTCGTCTTCCTCTTGGCTATGATCGTGCTTGCCGTGCGCTGCCAAAAAGACAAGAAGCTCAACCTGTACACGTGCCTACTGGCCGGTGATTGCTGCCTGTGCTGCGGCTCGTGCTGTAGCAGACAGGCTCGCGGCCGGAAACAGAAGAAGCTGAGTAAATCCGACATCATGTTAGTTCAGAGCACCAACGTGACGTCAGGGGTCGGGCCCGTGGGGCAGGTGCCCGTTGAGGAGTCTGGTGTGGGCGGCGTGGGAGGGGGCTTCGGCTCCCACCACCACCAGAACCAGAACTCCTACTGCTACCAGGTGTGTCTTACACCGGAGTCCGCAAAAACGGATCTGATGTTCCTCAAACCGTGCAGCCCCTCCCGCAGCACTGACACGGATCACACCAACCCCTGCGGCGCCATAGTCACGGGTTACAGTGACCAACAACCGGACATCATATCCAATGGCAGTATTCTCTCTAATGAG ACAAAACACCAACGAGCAGAACTCGGCTATCTTGTGGACAGACCCAGACGTGTCAACAG CTCGGCATTCCAGGAAGCAGACATCGTCAGCTCCAAAGACAGTGGTCATGGCGACAGCGAACAGGGCGACAGCGACCACGATGCCACCAACCGGGGTCATTCGGCCG GTGCTGACCTGTTCTCCAACTGCACAGAGGAGTGCAAGGCCCTGGGCCACTCCGACCGCTGCTGGATGCCTTCCTTCGTGCCGTCCGAGGGGCGTCAGGGGCCGGACTACCGCAGCAACTTGCACGTCCCCGGCATGGACGCCACACTGCCCGACACAGAGGTACCCTCCTCCGTCAACCTGTCCGACCAACTCACCATGACCTCGTCCACCGCCTCGTCCAACGATAGGTCATTCTCCACCTTTGGCAAGGACAGTCAGAGGTCACAGTCACACCACAGCCTTCACCATCACCTCcatcagcaacagcagcaatacAGCTCCAGCACGCTAGAGAGGAAAGAGTATGATAGGGGGACCCTACCGTACAAACCCACCTTTCTCTGTGAGTATCAGTATGAAAGTTCCCTGGGACCCTATGACTTTGGTCAGGTCCAGTACAGATACTAA
- the pcdh10a gene encoding protocadherin-10a isoform X2 — protein sequence MIWLIFLISILNGAVSQLHYSVPEEQEPGSVVGNIAEDLGLDITKLSARRFQTVPSSRTPYLEVNLENGALVVKEKIDREEICKQTIPCLLHLEVFLENPLELFRVEIEVMDINDNPPSFPETDISVEISESAIPGTRFPVENAFDPDVGTNALSTYAITNNNYFYLDVQTQSDGNKFAELVLEKPLDREQQAVHRYVLTAVDGGIPQRTGTALLVVKVLDSNDNAPTFDQSVYSVNLRENSPVGTLVIQLNATDVDEGQNGEIVYSFSSHNAPRVKDLFNIDARTGRIEVAGEVDYEESNTHQIYVQAKDMGANAVPAHCKVLVKLMDVNDNTPEIGFSTVTESVSEQDAPGTVIALFSVSDRDSGENGHMSCEILGDVPFKLKSSFKNYYTIVTDGPLDRENTDSYTITVVAKDKGQPSLATSKSIKVHVSDENDNAPRFTQAVYDVYVTENNVPGAFIHAVSALDPDIGQNALITYSILECNIQDMSVATYVSINQDTGYLYALRSFDYEQLKEFSFMVKAKDSGAAELFSNATVNVIIVDQNDNAPTVIAPIGKNGTAREHLPRSAEPGYLVTRIVAMDADDGENARLSYSILRGNEMGMFRMDWRTGELRTARRISPKRDPQGFYDLLIEVRDHGQPPLSSSASVSVILVDSVVEGRSGDRGSASKAKETSLDLTLILIIALGSVSFVFLLAMIVLAVRCQKDKKLNLYTCLLAGDCCLCCGSCCSRQARGRKQKKLSKSDIMLVQSTNVTSGVGPVGQVPVEESGVGGVGGGFGSHHHQNQNSYCYQVCLTPESAKTDLMFLKPCSPSRSTDTDHTNPCGAIVTGYSDQQPDIISNGSILSNETKHQRAELGYLVDRPRRVNSSAFQEADIVSSKDSGHGDSEQGDSDHDATNRGHSAGADLFSNCTEECKALGHSDRCWMPSFVPSEGRQGPDYRSNLHVPGMDATLPDTEVPSSVNLSDQLTMTSSTASSNDRSFSTFGKDSQRSQSHHSLHHHLHQQQQQYSSSTLERKEYDRGTLPYKPTFLSRKRIC from the exons atgaTTTGGTTAATTTTCCTGATCTCCATCCTGAATGGAGCTGTCTCCCAGCTACACTACTCCGTGCCAGAGGAGCAGGAACCTGGCTCTGTGGTTGGGAATATTGCAGAGGATTTGGGGCTGGACATTACCAAACTTTCCGCTCGCCGCTTTCAGACGGTGCCTAGTTCGCGAACACCTTATCTGGAGGTGAACTTAGAGAACGGTGCGCTCGTGGTGAAGGAGAAAATTGACCGGGAAGAAATCTGTAAGCAGACCATCCCGTGCTTATTGCACCTGGAGGTGTTTCTGGAGAACCCGCTGGAGCTCTTCCGCGTGGAGATTGAGGTGATGGATATCAACGACAATCCTCCCAGCTTTCCCGAAACAGATATTTCCGTGGAGATTTCGGAGAGCGCCATCCCCGGGACCCGTTTCCCGGTGGAGAATGCCTTCGACCCTGACGTGGGCACAAACGCGCTCAGCACATATGCCATAACAAATAATAACTATTTTTACCTTGACGTGCAGACACAGAGTGACGGGAACAAGTTCGCAGAGCTGGTGCTGGAGAAGCCGCTGGACAGGGAGCAGCAGGCGGTGCACCGCTATGTGCTGACGGCTGTGGATGGGGGCATCCCGCAGAGGACCGGGACGGCTCTCCTAGTCGTTAAAGTTCTGGACTCTAATGATAACGCGCCCACCTTTGACCAGTCTGTGTACTCTGTTAACCTGCGAGAAAACTCTCCTGTGGGCACTCTGGTCATTCAGCTCAACGCCACGGATGTTGACGAGGGACAAAACGGGGAAATAGTTTATTCTTTCAGCAGTCATAACGCCCCGCGGGTAAAGGACTTATTCAACATTGATGCCAGAACAGGCAGGATAGAGGTGGCGGGTGAGGTGGACTATGAAGAGAGCAACACGCACCAGATTTATGTCCAGGCTAAAGACATGGGGGCTAATGCGGTCCCCGCGCACTGTAAAGTGCTGGTCAAACTCATGGACGTGAATGACAACACACCAGAGATCGGTTTCAGCACTGTGACTGAGTCCGTAAGCGAGCAGGACGCCCCGGGCACGGTGATCGCACTTTTTAGCGTCTCAGACAGGGACTCTGGTGAGAATGGACATATGAGCTGCGAAATATTGGGAGACGTTCCTTTCAAGCTGAAATCGTCTTTTAAAAACTACTACACCATCGTGACAGACGGACCGCTGGACAGAGAGAACACTGATTCCTACACCATCACTGTGGTGGCCAAAGATAAGGGTCAGCCTTCGCTGGCCACCAGCAAGTCCATTAAAGTGCATGTCTCCGATGAGAATGACAATGCGCCCCGTTTTACGCAGGCTGTTTATGATGTGTATGTGACTGAGAATAATGTGCCCGGTGCTTTCATCCACGCCGTGAGCGCGTTGGACCCTGATATAGGACAGAATGCTCTTATTACTTACTCCATATTGGAGTGTAACATACAGGACATGTCTGTGGCTACATATGTGTCCATAAACCAGGACACCGGCTACCTTTACGCGCTGCGCTCGTTTGATTACGAGCAGCTGAAGGAGTTTAGCTTCATGGTCAAGGCTAAAGACTCTGGTGCTGCTGAGCTCTTCTCTAATGCCACTGTAAATGTGATCATTGTTGACCAAAATGACAACGCTCCCACTGTAATAGCCCCCATCGGTAAAAACGGCACAGCCAGAGAGCACCTACCGCGCTCGGCAGAGCCCGGCTACCTTGTGACGCGCATTGTGGCCATGGATGCGGATGATGGCGAGAACGCACGGCTGTCCTACAGCATCCTGCGGGGCAACGAGATGGGGATGTTCCGAATGGACTGGAGGACGGGGGAGCTGAGGACAGCCCGCAGGATCTCTCCCAAGCGGGACCCGCAGGGCTTCTACGACCTGCTGATCGAAGTGAGGGACCACGGGCagccccctctctcctcctcggCGAGTGTGAGCGTAATATTAGTGGACAGCGTGGTCGAAGGCCGCAGCGGGGACCGCGGCTCGGCCTCCAAGGCAAAGGAGACCTCCCTCGACCTCACCCTCATTCTCATCATCGCTTTGGGCTCCGTGTCCTTCGTCTTCCTCTTGGCTATGATCGTGCTTGCCGTGCGCTGCCAAAAAGACAAGAAGCTCAACCTGTACACGTGCCTACTGGCCGGTGATTGCTGCCTGTGCTGCGGCTCGTGCTGTAGCAGACAGGCTCGCGGCCGGAAACAGAAGAAGCTGAGTAAATCCGACATCATGTTAGTTCAGAGCACCAACGTGACGTCAGGGGTCGGGCCCGTGGGGCAGGTGCCCGTTGAGGAGTCTGGTGTGGGCGGCGTGGGAGGGGGCTTCGGCTCCCACCACCACCAGAACCAGAACTCCTACTGCTACCAGGTGTGTCTTACACCGGAGTCCGCAAAAACGGATCTGATGTTCCTCAAACCGTGCAGCCCCTCCCGCAGCACTGACACGGATCACACCAACCCCTGCGGCGCCATAGTCACGGGTTACAGTGACCAACAACCGGACATCATATCCAATGGCAGTATTCTCTCTAATGAG ACAAAACACCAACGAGCAGAACTCGGCTATCTTGTGGACAGACCCAGACGTGTCAACAG CTCGGCATTCCAGGAAGCAGACATCGTCAGCTCCAAAGACAGTGGTCATGGCGACAGCGAACAGGGCGACAGCGACCACGATGCCACCAACCGGGGTCATTCGGCCG GTGCTGACCTGTTCTCCAACTGCACAGAGGAGTGCAAGGCCCTGGGCCACTCCGACCGCTGCTGGATGCCTTCCTTCGTGCCGTCCGAGGGGCGTCAGGGGCCGGACTACCGCAGCAACTTGCACGTCCCCGGCATGGACGCCACACTGCCCGACACAGAGGTACCCTCCTCCGTCAACCTGTCCGACCAACTCACCATGACCTCGTCCACCGCCTCGTCCAACGATAGGTCATTCTCCACCTTTGGCAAGGACAGTCAGAGGTCACAGTCACACCACAGCCTTCACCATCACCTCcatcagcaacagcagcaatacAGCTCCAGCACGCTAGAGAGGAAAGAGTATGATAGGGGGACCCTACCGTACAAACCCACCTTTCTCT CCCGCAAAAGGATTTGCTAG